AATCTGTACCTTAAAGGAAAATATCAAGATGCACTTCCTATTTTTAGTGGGTTGAATGATGATTTTCCTGCCAGTGACACTATTCAATTTTACATGTTGATGAGTTACTATCATCTAAATCGAATAGAGAGGGCAATTTCTATATTCGAAAAATTAATAATTCAACGACAAAGTATTTTCTATAATGAAGCAAAATGGTATTATGCGTTGTCGCTAATTAAATATAATAGGAAAGAGAAGGCAATTGGCGTGCTTAATGAAATATTATCAGAGGAATCGTCCTTTAAAGATCTGGCAAAAGAGGAACTGAAAAAGTTAAATGGAAATAAATAAGACCTACACAATAGATTCCTTTTTGTATATTTCACCATTCTTTATAAAACATGAAAAACCAAAAAATTGCCTATACTTTTGCAGGGTTTGTTATCCTTTTCTGGGGGACTTCAGCCACTGCATTTAAAATAGGACTTCAGTATTTTAACTTTATTCAACTACTTTTTTGGGCATCGCTTTTTGCCACTATTATTTTATTTTTTGTATTAATCTTTCAGGGAAAATTCTTACAAGTTTTTAAGATGGGTAAGACCCAGCTTAAGTGGTCAATCTTTCTTGGTTTCCTGAATCCTTTCCTATACTATTTTGTACTCTTTAAGGCATATGATCTACTTCCGGCACAGGTAGCCCAACCACTCAACTATATTTGGCCAATTATCCTTGTACTACTATCAATTCCAATTCTTGGACAGAAGTTGACGGCAAAGAATATTATAGCATTGATTATAAGTTTTGTAGGTGTAGTCTTTATTTCATCGCAGGGGAATATCGATATCTTCTCTAAAAGTAATCCTCTAGGCGTTTTTCTTGCCCTATTTAGTTCAACTATATGGGCACTGTTTTGGCTTTATAATGTTCGCGATAAGAATAGGGATGAGGCTGTGAAGCTTTTCCTTAATTTTTTCTTTGCTTCAATATTCACACTATTTGTTGGAGTTTTTACAAAAGATTTTTGGATTATCTCCGCTAATGGATTATTTGCTTCAGCCTATATTGGTGCTTTTGAAATGGGAATTACCTTTGTACTTTGGTTAAAGGCTTTGAACTATGCCGATAATACAGCACGGTTAAGTAACATTATATATTTAGTGCCATTTGTGGCTCTGCTATTCATTAAACTAATACTTGGAGAAACTATTTACTGGACTACTATTGTTGGTCTAGTGCTTATTATTAGCGGGATTATATATCAGCAATTACGCTCTAAAGCGATTCAAAACATTTAAAAATATAAAAATGAATACAAGTATTTTAAAAAAGATTTTATCCATTATGTTTTTTGGAATTGCTATTTATGCACTCCAGAATTGTAAAAAAGAAGAAACTAATTGGGATAAACTGGCAAACAAAGAGTTGCTTAGCGTAATGAAAGATTACTACTATTGGTATGATAAGTTACCAACAGTAGATCCTAATAGCTATAAAGATCCCAGTACGCTGATTGAGACATTACGAGTTAATCCTCCCGATAGGTGGAGTTATGTTACAACAAAGCAAGAACTTGAAGCTTACTACAATTCGGGAGCATATTATGGATTTGGGTTTGGTAGTTCTTTCGATCAGAATGGAAAATTATGGATTATTTATGTTTATAAAAGTTCCCCATTTACTGAAAAAGGAATTAATAGAGGGTGGCAGATTAGTTCAATTGATGGGGTAACCCCAACGCCCGAAAACTATAATCAAATTATTGGGGAAAGTGCTGCGGGTGTTTCCAAAACCATAGTATTTATTTCACCTGATGGAAACAGTTTTACTTACACATTTACCAAATTTGAAGTAGCGGTTAATTCTGTGTTGTTTGATTCGGTATATACCATTAGTTCTAAAAAAATAGCCTATATGGTTCTTAACACCTTTATTACGCCAACCATTAGGGAAGTAAATACTTGTTTTGCGAAATTTAAGAGCGAAAATGTTGATGAACTAATTGTTGATTTAAGATACAATGGTGGTGGTTCTATCAGCGTTTCCGATACCGTTGCAAGTTTAATTGGAGGTAATGCTGCAAATGGAGGAGTTTATACAAACTATGTTTATAATGACAAACATTCAGACTCAAATAAATCAATCTTTTTCAGGTCACTTTCAAACACTCTTACGCTTAACCGTGTAGTATTTATAACTGACAGGGGAACAGCCTCGGCAAGTGAGTTAGTAATTAATGGGTTGAAACCTTTTATGCCTGTGTGTTTAATTGGTTCGAAAACTCATGGAAAACCAGTAGGTATGCGTTCTTTCACTTATAATGAGGTTGACTGGGCTTTTTTACCCGTTTGCTTTTCATTGAAAAACGCGAATAATGAAGGTGATTATTTTGATGGTTTAGCGGTAAATGTTGATGCAGCCGATGATGTTTCAAAACCATTTGGGGATTTCCGAGAGGCAAGTTTTGCTGCTGCGCTTACATATCTGGGTGTTTCAACAGGAAAGGGTGAAATGATTAAAACATCATTGCGAGCAAAGAGGATGACTGGTAAAGGGCTGTACGAAGAGATAGGAGCGTGGTAATTAATTTTTTGTAGTTGTAAAGTGAATGACTATTGTTAGCGAAAGAATAATTCTAGGTATTGATCCTGGCACAAATGTGCTTGGCTATGCAATTATTAAGTGCGAAGGAAAGAATAAAATTGAACTTATAGTTCTTGGGGTAATTGAGCTTAAAAAGTATAGCGATCACTACCTAAAACTTAAAGCTATTTACGAACGAATTCAACAGCTGGTTGATGAGTACCATCCCGATGAGGTTGCCATAGAGGCTCCATTCTTTGGTAAAAACGTGCAGAGTATGCTTAAACTTGGTAGAGCGCAAGGGGTTGCAATGGCAGCAGCGCTTTCGCGCTCAGTTCCAATATTTGAGTATGCGCCAAGAAAAATCAAACAGTCCATTACAGGGCAAGGTGCTGCCTCAAAAGAGCAGGTTGCTGCAATGCTATGCTCAATACTTAAAGTGAAGGACTTTCCTGGCGCAAAACTCGATGCTACTGATGCACTTGGAGCAGCCGTTTGTCACTTCTATCAAGGCTCGGCAGTATCAGGTGGAAAAGGAAAGGCTTCCAGCTGGGAGTCATTTGTTAAAAATAATCCGGATAGGGTGAAGGGGAATAGTTGATAACCGTATAAGGTTAAATGAAAAATCCCTTCCAGTTAAGAGGGGATGATTAAATCTGATGCATAGCATTTTATATCTTAGATCAATACCCCTATTAAACAAATTCTTTCGAAATCTTTTCTGCAATCTCCTTTAGCCTTTCAGGGGTAAGTTTGAGTTTTGGTTTAAAGAAATTAATATCCGATTCATTAACTAGGGGTACAAGATGAATATGGGCGTGAGGAACTTCTAACCCAAGAACCGCTAAACCAATACGCTTGCAAGCGATTGTTTTCTCAATTGCTTTTGCAACCCTTTTAGAGAATAGGGTTAGGCCAGCAAGAGTTTCATCATCTACGTCAAATAAGTAGTCTACTTCTTGCTTAGGGATAACGAGGGTATGACCTTCTACCAAGGGGTTAATGTCGAGAAATGCGAAATACCTTTCATCCTCGGCAATCTTATAAGAGGGAATTTCGCCCTTAGCGATTCTTGAGAAGATGGTAGCCATAGTTTATATTATTTATGGTTTAACGTGATATTTCAACGATTTGGAACTGAACTGTTCCCGAGGGTATTTGAACATCAACAATATCCCCAACTTTTTTGCCCATAAGGGCTTTGGCAATTGGAGTCCCAACCGAAAGTTTACCAATTTTTAGATTAGCTTCGGATTCGGCAACCAGAACATACTCCACCATTGCCTTGGTTTTCAGATTTTTAAGTTTAATTTTATTGAGAATCTGAACCTTTGAAATATCAATACGCGATTCATCAATTATTCTTGAGTTGGCAACCGTATCCTCCAACTTTGATATTTTAAGTTCAAGCATACCTTGGGCTTCTTTAGCGGCATCATACTCTGCATTTTCAGATAGATCGCCTTTGTCGCGTGCTTCCGCAATCATTTTCGAAATTGCGGGTCTCTCAACGCTTTTAAGATGATTAAGCTCCGCCTGAAGTTTATGTAAACCTTCTTCGGTTAAATAAACAACTTTTGACATTTTAACCTCCTGATTCATTATAAATAGGGTAAATAAAAAAGAATTCCGACTCCTCGGAACTCTTCAATTATTGCAAATATATCGATTTTTTTTAATTTACATCAAATTCAAAATTTGGTATTTTTCATTATAGTTTTTTTTCTTTATTTATATTTTTTCTCCAGAACATTATTTTCCCCCAGAATGTCTTATGCCTCCTCAATTTCTTTGACTCTTCGAGTGATTTTTTCATTCTTTCTTGGATTTCGGGGCTTTGCTTTTTAATATGTTCTTGTCTTCCAATTTCTTGCGCCTTTAGAGCTTTGCGCTTATTTCTTTCTGATTTTCTATTTCTTTTTTTTTCGATTCTATTAAGGGTTCTCTTTTTTGTGTTCTCAGTTTTTTTTACATCATAAGGATGGAATTGCTTTGAAGGAGAGTACTGTTCTAATCTTTTACGGTGAAATAATGGAAAATTTTTTTTATGGCATCCTTCATTTGTGACCATAAAAGATGTAATGAGCAAAAACAATAAAACCTTTTTGTAAATTTGCATTTCTAAATAGTTAAAACAATCAACCTTGAAGACAAAAATAAAACTTCTTTTTCAGCTATTTATTTTATCAGGGCTAATGTTCGGATGTATTAATGATCAGCAACAGATTGTACCCAACGTTAATGTTGATGTTTATATTAACCTAGATTTACCACAGTTTAGTTTTCTTGGTTCAATAAATAATGCAATAATTTATCCGAATGCAGGGTACAATCGTAATGGAGTTATCATTTATCGTAATTCAACTGATGAATTTTCAGCTTACGATGCCACTTGCCCTCAGCATATTGAAACAAAAACTGCAGTTAAACTTGATGATAACGGAGCTGGAGGTCAGGCAACCTGTCCTCACTGTAAAACAATTTACTATTTTTACGATTATGGTCGAGCATCTAAAGGTTATCCGTTAAAAAGATATAACGTTAACAAATCGGGAAATACAGTATATGTCTATAATTAAATTGGACAATCTGTTACTTTTCAACAGTTAGCTTATCACCAATCATCCTATTATTGTATTGCTGGATTATGGCTTTAAGTTTAGCCTCCATCTTTGTTTCAATATCAGGGAATTGCCCAATTTTATTATCTACCAATAGAGGGTCGCTTTTAAAGCTGAATAGCCCTATCTCATTAGTTCCATTATGTAGATAAAGATAATCGCCCATAAGCAATTGATAAGTTGATGAGGTGTATGTGATTACAAATGGCTCGTTGTTTGACTCAAAGATATTCCGACCAAATGCAACGTAGGGTTTATCGTAGTTAAGGTAACCCAATATAGAGGGCATAATATCTATTTGCTCAACAAGATCATTTGAGCTACCCTTTAAACTGCCATCGGGTTTGTACATGATGAACGGCCCAGTAAAAACACCTAGGTTTGTTTTGAACTCAGGATAATAGGCTTGATTAGCATGATCATTTGTAATAACAAAAAGAGTACTATCGTACCAAGGCATTTTGGAAGCCGTTTCAAAGAATCTTTTTAAAGAGTAATCGGTGTAGCCTATACATTGATGTATTGGTAATGTACCCTTTTTAAATTTGCCATCATACCTCTCTGGAACCTTAAATGGGTGATGTGATGATACCGAAAATATGGCGACACAGAATGGTTGTTTAAATTCGTTTAGTTTGCTTGCAAAGTATTGGAAAAACTCTTCGTCCCAAACACCCCACATTCCATCAAAATCATTGCTATTTGGGTATTCACTCATGCCATAATATTCCTTAAAACCGGCAACATTAGCAAAGGCCTGAAAACCCATTGAGCCATTGGGGGCTCCATGGAAAAATGCTGTTCGGTAGCCTTCTTTTCGAAGAACAGATGCAATGCTGTTGATTTTATTACCAGAGTATCCTGTTAGAAAATACGGTTCAACCATCATAGGGATACTTGCTAGCACGGACGGCATAGCATCAATCGATTTTCGACCATTACAGAATGAGTATTTGTACATCAAACTATGCTGAATTAATGAATCGAGGAAAGGGGTGTACCCTTCGTATGTTCCATTTTCAAGTTCGGGATTGTAACTTTTAAGATATTCGCGACCAAAACTTTCTAGTATGAAAATTACTACATTCTGTTTTTTAAACTTCGATTCTGTTGATGGGGTATGAACGAGGGTGTAGATTTTATCTAATTCCTCGTCACTTTTGTAATATGTTGCTTTTATTAGTGCTTTCTTTTGAAGGGTTCGATATATTGCAAATGGGGTATTTAGTACAATTGTTGCTTCTAGGGGTTCATTAATATACTGACCAGCATTACTCAATGTAATGGGACGAGTGCTATGCCTAAATCCGCCTCGGATACCGCCAATCATAAGAGTTGCCAATAGGAGTAATAATATTGTTCCATTGATAAAGTACACTAGATGACCTTTCCAACTTTTAACCACTATAGTTTTTTTGATTTTACCATAGGCAAGAACAAGGATAGCAATCATAGCAATCCATATAATAACAACATACCAGTAGTCGACAATAAATTTAGGAATTAACGAGCCAAAATTGGTTTCATGTTTGAATTCACTGAATATCGTTGCAGTTGTTCTTCGAAGCGTAAATTGAAAATAAACAAAATCGCAGCAGTTCGCCAAAAGTGCTATGCCATTGGTAATGTAAAACAAATATTTTAAAAATGTCTGGTAGATGTTATTGTATCTGAAAGTAAAGGGAAGCAGGTATAGGACGAAATAAAGCATGTTAGTGTATAGAATTGCTGTTGTATCAAAGGCAAGCCCACCCTTCATTATCTTCATCATGCCTACAAATGTCATATTTGGGAAGTAGCTTGAATTGATAAGGTAAAATACAATTCGGCAAACCGAAAAAAGGAGCATTACAAGTATGAAACGCCAAATTAAAGTAAGATAAAGGTTGTTTTTAACCCTTATATCAAGGAAATACTGTTTCCAGGTTTGTAGCATAGCGATATGAATTTGAAAGGGTAAAATTATCTAAAAAAGTGAACGAAAATAAATATCGATTTTATTATAGTGCCTGTATAATTATTTACACGGCAATAAATATGTTCAAGTGGATTAATGTGGTATTAATCAGGCGTTTAATTGCGATATGACTATTTTTTTATTATAGGTGTGATATCTGTTAAATCTCTTTCACCAAAACATTCTCTTTTATACCCTCTACATTCGATGAAATTGCCTTAGAAATACCTATAATCGTTTGCATTTCTGGAGAATCTGGTTCAAAAGAAGCACCTAAATTATCGAGCGCATAAATTACAGAAGCCACCGAGAAATTGTCGATATGCTGTGCTGGTTGGTATGCAATATTCTTTGATTCGCTTATGGTTTCAACAATAATTCTGCACTGGATTAGGTTATTTAGCATAGCTTTCATTAATCTGACAGGAATTTTCAGATCTTGAGAGAGTTCAAGGACAGTTTGAGCTTTCTCTCCATTAACGAATCGTTTAACAATGTGATTTAGAATTAATAGTGATAAATTACGCTTCGAATTCGGACAGATATGCTCTGTTTCGCTTTCGAATTCATACATATCAATATTTTGGTTTGCAAACGATATTTCAGCTCCAAAAAGTACAATCATCCAGCTAACTTGCAACCAGATTAGTAATAGGGGTAACGCAGCGAAGCTACCATAAATGGCATTATACTGTGATACTCCTATTTGAAAATCAATATAAATCCATTGGGTTACAACGAATGCTGAACCAGCAATTATACCAGCAATAATTCCTGATTGAGGGGAAACTTTAGTATTTGGCATTACGATGTATACCACACTAAATAGTATCCAAATTAAGAAAAGTGGTATGAAATTTAAGGTAAACATCAAATACTTGCTAACATATCCAATTAGTTCAATTTGTTTTCCAATTGTATTAAGTTGTGTGGCGAGGAAAACAGATATACTACTCGAAGCTATTAGAAGTATTGGAGCAATAAGCATCATCGATAGGTAGTCGGTGAACTTACGAACTATGGATCGAGGTTTGTCAATCTTCCATATATCGTTAAAAGATGTTTCGATGCTACTAAATATTTTAGAAACAGAGTAGAATAGAAAAATAACACCAATTCCAGCAATTAATCCTCCTCCAGTATTCTCAAGGAGTGAGTTTGAGAAGGTTACCAGTTTGTCTGCTATTTCTCCTTGTCCTTTGAGGCCTTCTTTTAGTTCTTGTTCTAAATATTTGTCAGCTCCAAACCCTTTGGCAATTCCAAAAGCCATTGCAAGGACTGGTACAATGGACATTAGCGTGTAGTAGGTTAAAGCAGATGCTCTTACTGTTACCTTATTTTCAATCAACCCACGGAGCGAAAGAACTATAATCCTTAAATATTTGAATAGGAATTTCATTTTTGGTGGGTACTCCTCCAACCGTACACTCCAGAGATCCCTGAGTAAGAATTGCTGAACCTTCATAAAATAATTAAGAGTCCTTTTGAATAAACCTTCTTTCTTTGCCATGGCGTTGAGGTTTTAAACAGAATACTAATGTAAGTAAAAATGTGATTAAATTGTCATACAAAAAACAAACTCATTCTCTCATTTCTGTGAAATGGTGAATCCATATGTGTTTAATAAATGAATACCCGCAAAAGCGGGTATCTACTTATTAATGCTAAAAAAGCTGCCGAAGCAGCTTTTTCTATTAGTATCTGTAATGTTCAGGCTTGTATGGACCATCGGGGCTAACCCCAATATAATCGGCTTGTTTCTTTGTTAACTTGGTTAGTTTAACACCAATTTGCTCAAGATGTAAACGAGCAACCTCTTCATCAAGATGCTTTGGTAGACGGTAAACATCAATTGCAAGGTTCTTTGTCCAAAGTTCTATTTGTGCAAGAGTTTGATTGGTAAAACTATTGCTCATTACAAAACTTGGATGACCTGTTGCACAACCAAGGTTAACTAAACGACCTTCGGCTAAAACAAAAATAGAACGACCATCTGGGAAGAAATATTGATCAACCTGTGGTTTAACGTTGACCTTTTTAACATTTGGTGCAACATTTAACCTATCGATGTGAATCTCATTATCAAAGTGACCAATGTTACATACAATGGTTTGATCCTTCATTGCAAGCATATGTTCAAGGGTAATGATATCACAGTTACCAGTTGTGGTTACATAGATATTGCCTTCAGTAAGAGTTTCTTCAATAGGTTTTACCTCGAATCCTTCCATTGCAGCTTGTAATGCACAGATTGGATCAATTTCGGTTATTATTACCCTTGCACCGTATGAACGCATGCTATGAGCACAACCTTTACCAACATCGCCGTATCCGCAAACAACAACTACTTTGCCTGCAATCATAACATCAGTTGCACGTTTGATACCATCGGCAAGTGATTCGCGACATCCATAAAGATTGTCAAATTTACTTTTTGTGACTGAATCATTTACATTGATAGCAGGAATAAGAAGTTCGCCCTTCTCCTTCATCTGATATAGACGGTGAACACCTGTGGTAGTTTCTTCTGAAACACCTTTTAAATCTTTAACTAGAGTATGCCATTTCTGGTTATCCTCTGATAATACTTTCTTTAAAAGATTAAGAATGACTTGCTCTTCATGATTTTCAGCCTTTTTGTTAAGAACGCTTGCATCTTTTTCTGCCTTATAGCCAAGATGAACGAAAAGGGTAGCGTCACCACCATCATCTACAATAAGGGTTGGCCCCTTACCATTCGGAAATGATAGTGCCTGAGCAGTACACCACCAGTATTCTTCAAGGGTTTCACCTTTCCATGCAAAAACTGGGATTCCTGCTTTTGCAATTGCTGCGGCAGCATGATCTTGGGTCGAAAATATATTACAACTAGCCCATCTAACATCAGCACCCAATGCTTTAAGTGTTTCAATTAACACGGCTGTTTGAATAGTCATGTGTAAAGAGCCAGTAATTCTTGAACCTTTTAATGGTTTAGAAGTTGAATATCTAGCACGAATTGCCATTAATCCTGGCATTTCTTTTTCGGCAATGCTAATTTCTTTACGTCCCCATTCTGCAAGTGAAATATCATTCACTTTGTAGGGTAGCGATTCTACAAGTACTTGTTCCATTTATTTAATCTGATTAGTTATAACTCTTTTATAAGTTACAAAGTTATAAAATAATTTTTATAATAATTTTGATTATAGGAGTCAAGAATATTTGATACATTTTTTCTATCAAATTCGAGTTGAATTTTGAGTTGTTCAATATTTGAAAATTTCTTTTCATTTCTGATACGTTCAATAATAGCGACATCAATTTTTTGATTGTAAATATCTTCATTGAAGTTGAGAATATGTACTTCAATGGTAATATTTCGATTATTATCGATTGTTGGTCGAGTCCCGATATTCATCATTCCCTTTTCGAACCTACCATTTAGATTTAATAGAACGGCATAAACTCCTTCGGCAGGTATTAGTTTAAGGGGATCAATTGGTCTAATGTTAGCTGTTGGAAATCCAATTTTACGACCTACTTGGGAGCCTGTTTCAATTGTACCAGTGAGAAGATATGGATAACCAAGCATTTCGTTTGCTTTTTTGAGTTCCCCATTACTTAGAGCTTCCCTTATTTTAGTTGAGCTAATATTTGTATCGTATTCTTCAATTATTTCAACTTTCTCAAAGGTGTAGTGAAGTTTAGTTGAAAAATTCTTTATTGTAGCAATATTTCCTTCAGCTTTTTTACCAAATCGATGATCTTTCCCGATTATAATATGTTTAACATTGTAAGATTCAACAAGAAATTGTATAAAATCATCGGCGGACATACTAGCTATCGATGGAGTGAATTCTTGAATAATAAAGAAATCAAAGCCAAGTTTTGAGAAGATTTTTGATTTTTCGTTAAGCGTGGTCAAAAATCTTAACTTATGAGGATCCTTGTTTAGAACCAAACGAGGATGCGGCCAAAAAGTAAGTACAGCTGAGTTAAGATTTAATTCTTTAGAGCGTTGAAGAACCAAATTTGTAAGTGCTTTATGACCTCGATGAACACCGTCAAAAAAGCCCATGGTAAGCACAATGTTTTTGCCCTCAAGCTGATCTGGTTTCTGAACAATTATCATCTTTTGTATTAAGAAAGTAAACAAAGATGCAAATTTTGATTCTTTAATAAAAGAAAAAATTGCACAAAGTGCTTAATTGTTGATAATTGACTCAGAATAGATGATAGTTGGGGCTTGATTGGTGTTAAGCTTTGGAAATTTATATAGGAGAAGAATAAAGAATTTGATAAATAATGCATACAGTGATTTGTAACAATTAGAAAACTATGAAAGTATATTTCGATGTCTTCGACTTGAGATTATTTAAATGGTTAACCAATTTGACAAACCTTTTAAATTCGTGAGAATCGAAAAAATTAACGGTAAAGCCCCTAAATCAAAGACATCGAATTATTCATAGTTTACACCCACCTGACCAAGCAAAAATCCATTCTATGGGGTAATTCAGCGTGTTTAGCGTATATCCGAATTCCGCAATCAAAAGCTCCTGGATCAACAGGTACAATGCTTAACTTAAAAGTAGCCCTTGCACCCTCGATAGATTCCATAATGAATTCGTGTACCCTTTTTATTTGAACTTCGTTGCTTTCAATAAGATCTGCTACAACAAGCTCTACACCAATATCCTCAATGCCAAGTTCTCCTAAATCGAGAACTAATTCTGATGTATATTCTTTCCCTAAGATAATAGCCTCAGAAGCAGTATTGAACTGCTTAACTTGGATTACTTCAAGGGTGTCCCAGCTTCTCGTCATTCTTTTTTTCCAGTTAGAGATTTTCTTGGCAAGATCAAAATCATTTGCTTTAATCCTTCTTGACCGATCGTAAAGTTTATTATAGAATCGATTCTCGTAATCCCTCATCATCCTTGTTGTGGTGAAGTTAGATGCAATCTGGGAAATGGATTTTTTAATGTATGACACCCATTTTTCGGGGATATCATCAGAGTCCCTATTGTAATACATTGGAACTATTTCATTTTCGAGGAGAGAATAAATTAGTTCGGCATCCAGCTCGTCCTGATAATCCTGCTCTTGATATAAATTTTCTTGAGGGATTGCCCAACCAGCTCCTTGTCGATAACCTTCAACCCACCAGCCATCTAGTACGCTGAAATGAAGTACCCCATTCATTGCCGCTTTTTCGCCACTTGTTCCCGAAGCCTCAAGTGGTCGGGTAGGTGTATTTAACCAAATATCAACTCCTTGCACCATTTTGCGTGCAAGTTCCATATCATAATTTTGAAGGAAAAGTATTTTACCCACAAATTCTGGCATCTTTGATATTTCGACTATTCGTTTAATTAGGTCTTGCCCCATTTTATCGTTTGGGTGGGCTTTACCTGCGAATAGTAATTGTACGGGCATCTCTTGATTGTTGATAATGCCATTTAACCGTTTAAGATCTTTAAATAGTAAATGAGCTCGCTTGTAAGTGGCAAATCGGCGTGCAAAACCAATTGTTAATGCTCTATTATTAAGACCTTCCTGAATATCAACAACATGCCGAGGGCTTTCAAATCTAATAATATCAGGATTGTTTAATCGAGTTCTTATATAGTCGATTAGTTTTTTTCGTTGATTATTTCGAATGCTCCATATTTTTGAGTCAGAAATATTAAATATCTGCTCCCATGCTGGCTTTGGATAATCGCTATCTTTTTCAGTGGAACCAGATTCAAAAAGATTACGCCATTCTTTAGCAGTCCATGTTGGGTAGTGAACACCATTTGTAACGTAGCTAACATGAAGTTCATCGTAATAGTATCCTGGCCATAAGCCAGCAAGCATTTTTTTACTAACCTCTCCATGCAACCAGCTTACACCATTGACTTCCTGAGAGAGATTTGCTGCTAAATGACTCATGGAGAACTTCTCTGTTATGTTGCCAAGATTCATTCGTCCTAGATCCAAAAACTGCTCCCATGATATTTTAAGCCTATCAGGATAGTGAGACATATACGCACGGAGTAAATCTTCAGTGAATGAGTCATGTCCTGCAGGAACTGGGGTATGTGTTGTGAATAAACTTGTTGAGCGAACAACCTCAAGGGCATCGGAGAATGAAAGTTTTTCGTCATGAATATAGTTACGCAATTGTTCGAGACCTATAAAGGCAGCATGGCCCTCGTTTATGTGGAATATATTCGGCTCAATTCCAAGTGCTTTTAAGGTGCGAATTCCTCCAATTCCTAGAAGCATTTCCTGCTTGAATCTATTTTCGATATCACCTCCGTATAGGTGATGTGTTATTGTACGATCTTGAACGATATTTTCTTCAAAATCGGTATCCATAAGATACAAATCAGTTCTTCCAACTTCTACTTTCCAAATTCTAGCGTAAAGATTACGACCCGGCATGGCAATGCTGATAGTCTTCCATTTCCCATTCTCATCACGTACAGGGGTGGCTAAGGTTTGGGTAAAATTCTGTTGATCATAGGTAACAATTTGTTGACCAGTAGAGGAGAGTTGCTGTGTGAAATAACCGTAACGATAAAGTAGCCCAATACCAACAATATCTGTATTACGATCTGATGCCTCTTTTAGATAATCACCGGCAAGTACACCTAAGCCCCCTGAGTATATTTTAAGCGATGTGTGCAAGCCGAACTCCATGCTGAAATATGCAATTTTAGGTTCTTTTCGCTTGTACTTGTTCATCATGTAGCTGGTGAA
This window of the Bacteroidales bacterium genome carries:
- the glgP gene encoding alpha-glucan family phosphorylase, whose product is MKEKPLKPDYLFETSWEVCNKVGGIHTVIATKALSLVNELKNNYILIGPDVWRDTEHNPEFIEDCQLFSSWKNKAFEEGLNVRIGHWNIPCKPIAIIVDFTKLIPQKDEIFKVFWEEFKLDSITGQWDYIEPALFGYAAGKVIESFTLFHLSSRHRIVAQFHEWMTGTGLLYLKSKMPQVGTIFTTHATVLGRCIAGNNIPLYSKLEKYNPESKALEFNVASKQSLEKISAAQADCYTTVSDITAKECIQFHGKPVDLVTPNGFDDTIVPVSEEFKLRRIEAKIKFYEVAEALLAHDVSKDAFLVGISGRYEFKNKGIDVFIDALGKLNKIEGLGKEVLAFILIPANHHGPRKDVFRNLQDKDSDNTLVLSNSYLTHYLIDPEFDPTLKKIKEVGLNNSVNDRVKIFFVPCYLNGDDGIFDKHYYDLLIGLDITVFPSYYEPWGYTPLESLAFHVPTITTTLAGFGNWVNSHFEESHPGITVIPRTDDNDQEVVRQIAEMLKQFVVFDNQARSFAKKNAYEVSKTALWNNLINYYYKAYNIALKRVEDRTQQFMDRDRKEKLPTIERKYRLNKPNWVRLLVQKNIPEKLSALDELSRNLWWSWNPESVDLFESIDPELWVKCEQNPILFLEKISFTRYQELENDSNFVEKLHSLYLKFTSYMMNKYKRKEPKIAYFSMEFGLHTSLKIYSGGLGVLAGDYLKEASDRNTDIVGIGLLYRYGYFTQQLSSTGQQIVTYDQQNFTQTLATPVRDENGKWKTISIAMPGRNLYARIWKVEVGRTDLYLMDTDFEENIVQDRTITHHLYGGDIENRFKQEMLLGIGGIRTLKALGIEPNIFHINEGHAAFIGLEQLRNYIHDEKLSFSDALEVVRSTSLFTTHTPVPAGHDSFTEDLLRAYMSHYPDRLKISWEQFLDLGRMNLGNITEKFSMSHLAANLSQEVNGVSWLHGEVSKKMLAGLWPGYYYDELHVSYVTNGVHYPTWTAKEWRNLFESGSTEKDSDYPKPAWEQIFNISDSKIWSIRNNQRKKLIDYIRTRLNNPDIIRFESPRHVVDIQEGLNNRALTIGFARRFATYKRAHLLFKDLKRLNGIINNQEMPVQLLFAGKAHPNDKMGQDLIKRIVEISKMPEFVGKILFLQNYDMELARKMVQGVDIWLNTPTRPLEASGTSGEKAAMNGVLHFSVLDGWWVEGYRQGAGWAIPQENLYQEQDYQDELDAELIYSLLENEIVPMYYNRDSDDIPEKWVSYIKKSISQIASNFTTTRMMRDYENRFYNKLYDRSRRIKANDFDLAKKISNWKKRMTRSWDTLEVIQVKQFNTASEAIILGKEYTSELVLDLGELGIEDIGVELVVADLIESNEVQIKRVHEFIMESIEGARATFKLSIVPVDPGAFDCGIRIYAKHAELPHRMDFCLVRWV